The genomic DNA ACGCGCAGACCGAACTCGGCATCGCCTATGCCGCCCGGCTCGTGGGCGACGTGCTCGCGGGCGGGGCGCCGGGTGTGCACCTGTACACGTTCAACCGCCATGAGGCCGTGCTCGAGGTGCTCGAGCGGGTCGGCGCCACCGATGAGAGGACCGCTTCAGAACGATGACCGACGCCACCTTCCCCCACGGCACCGTGCTCGGGTACCCGCGCATCGGCCGCCGCCGAGAACTGAAGCGCGCCGTCGAGGCGTACTGGTCGGGCGCGATCGACGCGGCCGAGCTCGAGTCGAGGGCCGCCGAGCTGCGAGCGGCGACGCGTGAGCGCCTCGCCGAGCTGGGCCTGGGCCGCACCGACTCGTCGATTCCCGAGACGTTCTCGTTCTACGACCAGGTGCTCGACGCCGTCGTGGCGACGGGTGCGGTGCCGCCCCGGTTCGCACGCCTGCGAGGTGCCGGAGGCCTCGACCTCGACGCCGCGTTCACCCTCGCGCGGGGCGACGGCGCGGATGCTCCGCTCGAGATGACGAAGTGGTTCGACACGAACTACCACTACCTCGTGCCCGAGATCGCACCCGGGACGCCGTTCGCCGCGCGCAGCGACGAACTCGTCGCCCGGGTCGCCGAGGCGCGCGACGCCGGGTTCACGACGCGCCCGGTGCTCGTCGGTCCGGTGACGTTGCTGCTGCTCGCCAAGCCCGCCGACGGCGCTCCCGACGGGTTCCGCCCGATCGACCGCCTGGGCGACCTGCTGCCCGTGTACGCGACGCTGCTCGCCGACCTGCGCGCAGCGGGCGCCGAGTGGGTGCAGCTCGACGAGCCGGCGCTGGTGAGCGAGTCGCTCGGCGATCCGCGCGAGCGGGCGCTGGTCGCGGCCGCAGAGGCGTACGACGCGCTGGGCGCTGCCGAGGACCGTCCGGCGATCTTCGTCGCGGCACCGTACGGCGACCTCGGCGACGCGCTCGCGGTGCTCGCCGCGACCCCGGTCGAGGCGATCGGACTCGACCTGGTGCGCGGCGCGGCGCCCGGTGTGCTCGATCCGGCGACCGAGGAGGCGCTCGCCGCCAAGACGCTGGTGGCGGGCGTCGTGGACGGCCGCAACATCTGGCGCGGCGATCTCGCCGCCGCGTTCGATCGCGCCGAGGCGCTGCGATCCTGGTCCGGCAGCGTCGCGGTGTCGACCTCGACGTCGCTGCAGCACGTGCCGCACGACGTCGACGACGAGCCGGCGCTCGATGCGCGGCTGCGGAGCTGGCTCGCCTTCGCCGACCAGAAGGTCGGGCAGGTGGCCGTGCTCGCGCGCGGTCTGGCCGAGGGGCGCGAGGCGATCGTCGACGAACTGGATGCCGCGACGAGCGCCCTGGCCGATCGGGCCGCCGCGCCGGGGGTTCGGGTCCCGGCCGTGCGGGCACGCGTGTCGGCGCTGTCGGACGCGGATTTCGCGCGCACCGGGTACGACGCGCGCGTGGCCGCCCAGGCGTCGCTCGCGCTGCCCGACCTGCCGACCACGACGATCGGGTCCTTCCCGCAGACCGCGGAGATCCGTCGCGCCCGCGCGCTGCTGACGTCGGGCGGGCTCGACGACGACGCCTACCGTGCCGCGATGCGGGCCGAGATCGAGCGGGTCATCCGGCTGCAGGAGGAGCTCGGCCTCGACGTCCTCGTGCACGGCGAGCCCGAGCGCAACGACATGGTGCAGTACTTCGCCGAACTGCTCGACGGGTTCGCGGTCACCGAGCACGGCTGGGTGCAGTCGTACGGGTCGCGGTGCACGCGCCCGTCGATCCTGTGGGGCGATGTGCGGCGGCCCGAGCCGATGACGGTGGAGTGGTCGTCGTTCGCGCAGTCGCTCACCGACAAGCCGGTCAAGGGCATGCTCACCGGCCCGGTGACGATCCTGGCGTGGTCGTTCGTCCGCGACGACCAGCCGCTCGGCGAGACCGCGGCCCAGGTCGCGCTCGCTCTGCGCGACGAGGTCGCCGATCTCGAACAGGCGGGCATCCGGGTCATCCAGGTCGACGAACCGGCGCTGCGCGAGCTGCTGCCGCTGCGCCGGGCGGACCAGCCCGCCTACCTCGACTGGTCGGTGCGCGCGTTCCGGCTCGCCACCGGCGGGGCGGCGCCGGCCACGCAGGTGCACACCCATCTCTGCTACTCGGAGTTCGGCGCGATCATCGATGCGATCCGCGGGCTGGACGCGGATGTCACGAGTATCGAAGCCGCCCGCAGCCGGATGGAGGTCGTGGACGATCTCGCGTCGAGCGGGTTCGACCACGGCATCGGCCCCGGGGTCTACGACATCCACTCGCCGCGTGTGCCGAGCACGGACGAGGTGCGGTCGCTGCTCGAGCGTGCCGTCGCCGAGATCCCGGCGACCCGGCTCTGGGTCAACCCCGATTGCGGGCTGAAGACGCGCGGGTACGACGAGACGGTCGCGTCGTTGCAGCACGTGGTCCGGGCCGCGCGCGAGGTGCGCGCAGCGCTCTGACCGGGGGTCGCGCTGCGCGGCTGGGCGGATGCTTCGCCCGGATGCCTCGAAGCATCCGCTCAGCCGCGACCGGGCCGACGCACAGCAGTCGGGCGTACGCTCTCGCCATGCAGCTCGCAGTACAGGAGTCGGGGGCCGGTCCCCGAACCGCGGTCCTCGTCCACGGCATCATGTCGGATTCGCGCGCCTGGCACCGGGTGACCGCCGAACTCGAGCAGCACGGCTTCCGCGTGCTCGCCGTCGACCTGGCCGGGCACGGGCGCAGTCCGCGGTCGCACCGCTACTCGCCGTCGTCGTGGGCCGATGACGTCATCGAGACCCTCGAGCCGATGCTCGCCGGCGCGCCCGACGTCGTCATGGGGCATTCGCTCGGCGCGCTCGTCGCGAGCCTCGTCGCCGATCGGCTGGCTCCTCGCGCCGCGATCTACATCGATCCGGCGTTCGCGTTCCCCCGCGGCATCCGGGGCGTGCTCTTCAAGGCCTTCTTCGCCGTGGCGCCGCGCCCGCGCCGGTCGGCGCTCGTGAAGATGAACCCGCGATGGGATGCCGCGGACGTCGAGATCGAGCTCGCGACGCTGCGCGACTGGGACAAGCGCACGATCCTCGGCTTCGCCGACACCCGACCGCTGATGCCGCCGGCGCGACTCGTCGCGCCGAGCCTCGTGGTGCTCGCCGAGAAGAGCCTGCTGGTCACGGACGCGGTGGCCGCGTCGCTGCGCATGCTGGGCATGACGGTGCGGACGCTGCCGGGCACCGGGCACACGGTGTTCCGCGACGACCACCCCGGGTTCATGCGCACCGTCACCGAGTGGCTGGGCTCGCTCGCCCCGACGGTCGAGCCGGCCGCCGAACCGGCGCGGATCCGCTAGACGGCGCGCATCACCGCGACGACCTTGCCGAGCACCTCGGCATGGTCGCCCAGGATGGGTTCGAACGCCGTGTTGCGCGGCAGCAGCCAGGTGTGGCCGTCGCGCTGGCGCAGCACCTTGACGGTCGCTTCGCCGTCGAGCATCGCCGCGACGATCTCGCCGTTCTCGGCGGTGGGCTGCGAACGCACGACGACCCAGTCGCCGTCGCAGATCGCCGCATCGATCATCGAGTCGCCGACGACTTTCAGGATGAACAGCTCGCCCTTGCCGACGAGCTGGCGGGGGAGCGGGAAGACCTCTTCGATCTGCTGCTCGGCCGTGATCGGGACTCCGGCGGCGATGCGACCGACGAGCGGCACCATGGCGGCGTCGCCGACCGGGGCGGCCGTACCCGAGTCGGCGGGGCGGTCCTCCGAGCCGGGCAGCTCGATGAGCACTTCGAGCGCGCGGGGGCGATTGGGGTCGCGGCGGAGGTAGCCCGCCAGTTCGAGCTGGTTGAGCTGGTGGGTCACGCTCGACAGCGAGGAGAGGCCCACGGCGTCGCCGATCTCGCGCATGCTCGGCGGGTACCCGCGCGATGCGACCGACGACTGGATCACCTCGAGGATCGAGACCTGCTTGGGGCTGAGGTTGCGCCTGCGGCGCGCCCGCCCCGTCTCGCGCTGGCCCTCGGTCTGGTTGGTCACGTGATCCGCCCCTCGTTGCGGCCGCACCGGGCCGATGTCGGTGGTAGGTGATCGACTCGTGTCGACATTCGAAACTGTATCCGGGCGGTGGGCATGCGACAAACATCTGTTCGAGCGTGTCGCGAACGCGCGCGCGACGAATCGCGGGTGATCGATGCTTGCGGGCCGATTCAGTCGAAGATATATTCGGAACAGAGTTTCGTGTCGGGCGCTCCCGGCCGAGCGCCCGACACGGCTCGCAACGCAATCGGAGGGGTCATGAGCTCGTTCGCCGCAATCGGTTCCGTCGGTGGCTTCTCGCCGTCGGCGCCCCGGTCCTCGTCCGCCCCGCGCACGCGCCTCCGCCTCACTCGGCGGGGCCGCGTCGTCCTCACCGCGCTCGCGGGCGTCCCCGTCGCCCTGCTGGCGGCGGTGATGGTGCTCGGCGCCGGTGCGGCCGCAGCCGAGTCCGACCTCGGCGGCGGTGCGACGTCGTTCCGCACCGTCACGGTCGCCGCCGGCGACACCCTGTGGGAGCTGGCCGAGTCGATCGCCCCCGGCGAAGATCCCCGCGACGTCATCGGCGAGATCCTCCGCATCAACGGCCTGCGCGACGGGGCCATCCAGCCGGGTCAGCAGCTCGCGCTGCCCGTCGTCGAGTGACGCGGCGCGTCGCCGGGGCGACGGGCGCGGCGCGCGCATCCGGGCGCCCCGATTAGCATGTTCGGGTGACGAGCCTCGACGACCTCCCCATCCGAGACGACCTCCGCGGCAAGTCGCCCTACGGGGCCCCGCAGAAGGTCGTCCCCGTGGCGCTGAACGTCAACGAGAACACGCATCCGATCCCCGAGGCGGTCGCGCACGACATCGTCGCGCGTATCGCGGCCGCCGTGATCGGTCTCAACCGCTACCCCGATCGCGAGTTCACCGAGCTGCGCGATGCGCTCGCCGGCTACCTCGGCCACGGGCTCGCCCGCGATCAGATCTGGGCCGCGAACGGCTCGAACGAGGTGCTGCAGCACCTGCTGCAGGCGTTCGGGGGTCCGGGCCGCAGCGTGCTCGGCTTCGCGCCGACGTACTCGATGTACTCGCTGCTCGCCTTGGGCACCGGCACGCGATGGATCGCGGCCCCCCGCGACGACGAGTACGAGCTCTCGCCCGACACGGCGGTGCGCGCCATCCGCGAGCACGACCCCGACCTGGTGCTCCTGTGCGCGCCGAACAACCCCACCGGCACCCCGCTCTCGATCGAGACCATCCGCGCGGTGGCCGACGCCGCGCGCGGAGTCGTGGTCGTCGACGAGGCGTATCACGAGTTCGCCGACCCGGGCACGCCGAGCGCGCTCGAGCTGCTGCCCGGCCGCCCTCGGCTCGTGGTGTCGCGCACCATGAGCAAGGCGTTCGCGTTCGCGGGCGCTCGCGTCGGCTACCTCGCCGCCGATCCGGCCGTCGTCGACGCGCTGCGGCTCGTCCGGCTGCCGTACCACCTGTCGGCGCTCACGCAGGCGGCCGCCCTCGGCGCACTCGCGCACAGCGACCTCATGCTCGCGATGGT from Agromyces larvae includes the following:
- the metE gene encoding 5-methyltetrahydropteroyltriglutamate--homocysteine S-methyltransferase produces the protein MTDATFPHGTVLGYPRIGRRRELKRAVEAYWSGAIDAAELESRAAELRAATRERLAELGLGRTDSSIPETFSFYDQVLDAVVATGAVPPRFARLRGAGGLDLDAAFTLARGDGADAPLEMTKWFDTNYHYLVPEIAPGTPFAARSDELVARVAEARDAGFTTRPVLVGPVTLLLLAKPADGAPDGFRPIDRLGDLLPVYATLLADLRAAGAEWVQLDEPALVSESLGDPRERALVAAAEAYDALGAAEDRPAIFVAAPYGDLGDALAVLAATPVEAIGLDLVRGAAPGVLDPATEEALAAKTLVAGVVDGRNIWRGDLAAAFDRAEALRSWSGSVAVSTSTSLQHVPHDVDDEPALDARLRSWLAFADQKVGQVAVLARGLAEGREAIVDELDAATSALADRAAAPGVRVPAVRARVSALSDADFARTGYDARVAAQASLALPDLPTTTIGSFPQTAEIRRARALLTSGGLDDDAYRAAMRAEIERVIRLQEELGLDVLVHGEPERNDMVQYFAELLDGFAVTEHGWVQSYGSRCTRPSILWGDVRRPEPMTVEWSSFAQSLTDKPVKGMLTGPVTILAWSFVRDDQPLGETAAQVALALRDEVADLEQAGIRVIQVDEPALRELLPLRRADQPAYLDWSVRAFRLATGGAAPATQVHTHLCYSEFGAIIDAIRGLDADVTSIEAARSRMEVVDDLASSGFDHGIGPGVYDIHSPRVPSTDEVRSLLERAVAEIPATRLWVNPDCGLKTRGYDETVASLQHVVRAAREVRAAL
- a CDS encoding alpha/beta fold hydrolase yields the protein MQLAVQESGAGPRTAVLVHGIMSDSRAWHRVTAELEQHGFRVLAVDLAGHGRSPRSHRYSPSSWADDVIETLEPMLAGAPDVVMGHSLGALVASLVADRLAPRAAIYIDPAFAFPRGIRGVLFKAFFAVAPRPRRSALVKMNPRWDAADVEIELATLRDWDKRTILGFADTRPLMPPARLVAPSLVVLAEKSLLVTDAVAASLRMLGMTVRTLPGTGHTVFRDDHPGFMRTVTEWLGSLAPTVEPAAEPARIR
- the lexA gene encoding transcriptional repressor LexA — encoded protein: MTNQTEGQRETGRARRRRNLSPKQVSILEVIQSSVASRGYPPSMREIGDAVGLSSLSSVTHQLNQLELAGYLRRDPNRPRALEVLIELPGSEDRPADSGTAAPVGDAAMVPLVGRIAAGVPITAEQQIEEVFPLPRQLVGKGELFILKVVGDSMIDAAICDGDWVVVRSQPTAENGEIVAAMLDGEATVKVLRQRDGHTWLLPRNTAFEPILGDHAEVLGKVVAVMRAV
- a CDS encoding LysM peptidoglycan-binding domain-containing protein; its protein translation is MSSFAAIGSVGGFSPSAPRSSSAPRTRLRLTRRGRVVLTALAGVPVALLAAVMVLGAGAAAAESDLGGGATSFRTVTVAAGDTLWELAESIAPGEDPRDVIGEILRINGLRDGAIQPGQQLALPVVE
- a CDS encoding histidinol-phosphate transaminase; the protein is MTSLDDLPIRDDLRGKSPYGAPQKVVPVALNVNENTHPIPEAVAHDIVARIAAAVIGLNRYPDREFTELRDALAGYLGHGLARDQIWAANGSNEVLQHLLQAFGGPGRSVLGFAPTYSMYSLLALGTGTRWIAAPRDDEYELSPDTAVRAIREHDPDLVLLCAPNNPTGTPLSIETIRAVADAARGVVVVDEAYHEFADPGTPSALELLPGRPRLVVSRTMSKAFAFAGARVGYLAADPAVVDALRLVRLPYHLSALTQAAALGALAHSDLMLAMVDEIRGQRERISAELGRLGFRPYRSGSNFVLFGGVDDPRAVFEALLARGVLIREIGLPNSLRVTAGTETETTAFLEAIAGFAPNRSDGPNRSE